In Massilia antarctica, the following are encoded in one genomic region:
- a CDS encoding GspE/PulE family protein yields the protein MNEAASGKQGGHDEDTGARLDFSRRLQAVTNKIHATANLDEIMLDLGMDFCDLFDCDRFTLYAVTPEKDHIVSKVKTGLTTFRELRLSISPSSIAGFVAMSRKPLNIRDAYDEEELQRLAPGLHFQSGVDQRTGYRTREMLVAPLLTVQSHELLGVIQFINNRKGGPFSRVCEEGVRDLCETLSVAFSQRLKPPQTVLTKYAGLVHEAVLSAPELELATRSARKKNLDIEEVLIREFQVRAQAIGESLAKFFGTPYEPYKPDRLKPGELLRNLKAQYVEENQWLPLEENADGLVVMALDPERIHTSKIVNQIFPKAKVVYRVTTREEFRRTAEQFFGAAIDAEGGSVGELLSGMDQDDIDGEGTLDVSAAVENELVKLLNKVITDAYRQGVSDIHIEPLPGKGKTGIRFRKDGSLVPYIEIPASYRNALVARVKIMCDLDISERRKPQDGKIKFKKYGPLDIELRVATIPSSGGVEDIVMRILAAGEPIPLDKLGVLPFNLERLRAAIEKPYGLFFVCGPTGSGKTTTLHSVLSHLNTPDTKIWTAEDPVEITQKGLRQVQVNRKAGLDFATVMRAFLRADPDVIMVGEMRDKETVSMGIEASLTGHLVLATLHTNSAPESIVRLLDMGMDPFNFADALLGILAQRLAKRLCSTCKVAYHPDAAEVELMLTEFCTELLTTEAFIADPDAGRAQVLAGWRQRYANADGQFTLYRAVGCAECNKGYRGRVGLHELMIGTDKVKKLLQEHSRVAALLAAALEDGMMTLKMDGIEKVLSGITDIKMVRQVCIK from the coding sequence ATGAACGAAGCGGCAAGCGGCAAGCAAGGTGGTCACGACGAAGACACGGGCGCGCGCCTGGACTTTTCCCGGCGGCTGCAGGCGGTCACGAACAAGATTCACGCGACCGCCAATCTCGATGAAATCATGCTCGACCTGGGCATGGATTTTTGCGACTTGTTCGACTGCGACCGCTTCACCCTGTACGCGGTCACGCCCGAAAAAGACCATATCGTCTCCAAGGTCAAGACCGGGCTGACCACCTTCCGCGAGCTGCGCCTGTCGATTTCGCCGAGCTCCATCGCCGGCTTCGTTGCCATGAGCCGCAAGCCCCTGAACATCCGCGACGCCTACGACGAGGAAGAACTGCAGCGCCTCGCTCCGGGCCTGCACTTCCAGAGCGGGGTCGACCAGCGCACCGGCTACCGCACGCGCGAGATGCTGGTGGCGCCGCTGCTGACGGTGCAGTCGCACGAACTGCTCGGGGTGATCCAGTTCATCAACAACCGCAAGGGCGGGCCGTTCTCGCGCGTGTGCGAGGAAGGCGTGCGCGATCTGTGCGAAACCTTGTCGGTGGCCTTCAGCCAGCGCCTCAAGCCGCCGCAAACGGTGCTCACCAAGTACGCGGGGCTGGTACACGAGGCGGTGCTGTCGGCGCCCGAGCTGGAACTGGCCACGCGCTCGGCGCGCAAGAAGAACCTCGATATCGAAGAAGTGCTGATCAGGGAGTTCCAGGTGCGCGCGCAGGCGATCGGCGAATCGCTGGCGAAGTTCTTCGGCACGCCGTACGAGCCGTACAAGCCGGACCGGCTCAAGCCGGGCGAGCTGCTGCGCAACCTCAAGGCACAGTATGTCGAAGAAAACCAGTGGCTGCCGCTCGAAGAAAACGCCGACGGCCTGGTGGTGATGGCGCTCGACCCGGAGCGCATCCATACCAGCAAGATCGTCAACCAGATCTTCCCCAAAGCGAAAGTGGTGTACCGCGTGACCACGCGCGAGGAATTCCGGCGCACCGCCGAACAGTTCTTCGGCGCCGCCATCGATGCCGAGGGCGGCTCGGTGGGCGAACTGCTGTCCGGGATGGACCAGGACGACATCGATGGCGAAGGCACGCTCGACGTCTCGGCCGCCGTCGAGAATGAACTGGTCAAGCTGCTCAACAAGGTGATCACGGATGCCTACCGCCAGGGCGTGTCGGACATCCACATCGAGCCACTGCCGGGCAAGGGCAAGACCGGCATCCGCTTTCGCAAGGATGGCTCGCTGGTGCCCTACATCGAAATCCCGGCCAGCTACCGCAATGCGCTGGTGGCCCGCGTGAAGATCATGTGCGACCTCGATATTTCGGAGCGGCGCAAACCGCAGGATGGCAAGATCAAGTTCAAGAAATACGGCCCGCTCGACATCGAGCTGCGGGTGGCGACCATTCCCTCGTCGGGCGGGGTGGAAGACATCGTGATGCGCATCCTGGCCGCCGGCGAGCCGATCCCGCTCGACAAGCTGGGCGTGCTGCCGTTTAACCTGGAGCGCCTGCGCGCAGCCATCGAAAAGCCGTACGGCCTGTTTTTCGTATGCGGGCCGACCGGTTCGGGCAAGACCACCACCCTGCACTCGGTGCTCAGCCACCTCAATACGCCGGACACCAAGATCTGGACCGCCGAGGACCCGGTCGAAATCACGCAAAAGGGGCTGCGCCAGGTGCAGGTGAACCGCAAGGCGGGGCTCGACTTTGCGACCGTGATGCGGGCCTTCCTGCGGGCCGACCCGGACGTGATCATGGTCGGCGAAATGCGCGACAAGGAAACCGTCAGCATGGGCATCGAAGCCTCGCTCACCGGCCACCTGGTGCTGGCGACCCTGCACACCAACAGCGCGCCGGAATCGATCGTGCGCCTGCTCGACATGGGCATGGACCCGTTCAACTTTGCCGACGCGCTGCTCGGCATCCTGGCGCAGCGCCTGGCCAAGCGCCTGTGCTCAACGTGCAAGGTGGCTTACCATCCGGATGCGGCCGAGGTGGAGCTGATGCTCACCGAGTTTTGCACCGAGCTGCTCACGACCGAGGCCTTCATCGCCGACCCGGACGCGGGCCGCGCGCAAGTGCTGGCCGGCTGGCGCCAGCGTTATGCCAACGCCGACGGCCAATTCACCTTGTACCGCGCGGTCGGCTGCGCCGAGTGCAACAAGGGCTATCGCGGGCGGGTTGGCCTGCATGAATTGATGATCGGCACCGACAAGGTCAAAAAACTCTTGCAGGAGCACAGCCGCGTGGCCGCCCTGCTCGCGGCGGCCCTGGAAGACGGCATGATGACCCTGAAAATGGACGGCATCGAAAAGGTGCTGTCCGGGATCACCGATATCAAGATGGTGCGCCAGGTGTGCATCAAGTAA
- the lepB gene encoding signal peptidase I, with translation MNWKPNKWIAAALNIFFSPLGFVYAGAPRMGALVFGGAVLLLCAMFFLLPGPRAATVMLVFQVALAAVCMTAAYRIAARAPLRAARPASTRWYVLLAIALAYVAVVVGLRAFFYETFRVPATSMAPTIQLGANLLVQKWGYGHVSTFGVPIASNPISAPMTRGDLIVFDFPRDPSQQFIKRLIGLPGDKVAYRDRQLFINGATTRVRELDAYLDPEQSVAYQRVEEQIGTLRFQTQLRTGDTRGTHEPDDFAFKEKCVHDAMAMQCEVPPGHYFVMGDNRDNSYDSRYWGFVRADQVVGKVVRIMQ, from the coding sequence GTGAACTGGAAGCCGAACAAATGGATCGCCGCTGCGCTGAACATCTTTTTCTCCCCGCTCGGTTTTGTCTACGCTGGCGCGCCGCGCATGGGCGCGCTGGTGTTCGGCGGTGCCGTGCTGCTTTTGTGCGCCATGTTCTTCCTGCTGCCCGGACCGCGCGCCGCTACCGTCATGCTGGTTTTCCAGGTGGCGCTGGCGGCGGTGTGCATGACCGCCGCCTACCGGATTGCCGCACGCGCGCCGCTGCGTGCGGCGAGGCCCGCGTCCACGCGCTGGTACGTCCTGCTGGCGATCGCGTTGGCATATGTCGCGGTCGTCGTCGGCTTGCGCGCCTTCTTTTACGAGACCTTCCGCGTGCCGGCCACGTCGATGGCGCCGACCATTCAACTGGGCGCCAATCTGCTCGTGCAGAAATGGGGCTACGGGCATGTCAGCACTTTCGGAGTTCCCATCGCATCGAATCCGATTTCCGCGCCGATGACGCGGGGTGATCTGATCGTGTTCGATTTTCCGCGTGATCCGAGCCAGCAATTCATCAAGCGCCTGATAGGTCTGCCGGGCGACAAGGTGGCCTACCGCGACCGCCAGCTCTTCATCAACGGCGCCACCACGCGGGTGCGCGAGCTCGATGCGTATCTGGACCCCGAACAGTCGGTGGCCTACCAGCGCGTTGAAGAGCAAATCGGCACGCTGCGCTTTCAAACCCAACTGCGCACTGGCGATACGCGCGGCACCCACGAGCCAGACGATTTCGCGTTCAAGGAGAAGTGCGTCCATGACGCCATGGCGATGCAATGCGAGGTCCCGCCCGGCCACTACTTCGTCATGGGCGACAACCGCGATAACAGTTACGACAGCCGCTATTGGGGCTTTGTGCGCGCCGACCAGGTGGTCGGCAAGGTGGTGCGCATCATGCAGTAA
- a CDS encoding antibiotic biosynthesis monooxygenase family protein — MYSSTFIFGTKHLDEEFHQLDKLIADAAKALPGYLGEEAWENRATGLFSNVYYWESLEALQALMQHPAHLQAKAAQARWLDGYHVVISEVVRTYGNAELGHRMNVPAVNP, encoded by the coding sequence ATGTACTCCTCTACTTTCATTTTCGGCACCAAGCATCTCGACGAAGAATTTCATCAGCTCGATAAACTGATCGCCGACGCCGCCAAGGCGCTGCCCGGTTATCTGGGTGAAGAGGCCTGGGAAAATCGCGCGACCGGTTTGTTCTCCAACGTGTATTACTGGGAGAGCCTGGAAGCGCTGCAGGCGCTGATGCAGCACCCGGCGCATCTGCAAGCCAAGGCGGCCCAGGCCAGATGGCTCGATGGCTATCACGTGGTCATTTCGGAGGTGGTGCGCACCTACGGGAATGCGGAGCTCGGACACCGCATGAACGTACCGGCCGTCAATCCTTGA
- a CDS encoding GspE/PulE family protein, with translation MHLPTKYDALVTDGLLSAAELERARHSAHARLLDIEEVLVNDCQVPPEAIGQALARFFKVPYEPFLPGRTKPAYLLRNLKAQYVEENQWLPLDEDKDGLLVLALDPERVRASRIVNQVFPKSTLTWCVTTRTEFLHTLDQFFGTTARSDGSSLREVLSGMAHDDSDGDSVQPVSQAVENELVKLVNKVIMDASRQGVSDIHIEPLPGNGRTAIRFRKDGALLPYIDIPASYRNALVARVKIMCDLDTSERRKPQDGKIMFRKYGPLDIELRVATIPSAGGVEDIVMRILPRGDAMALDQLGILPHNLARLRAAVDKPHGLFFVCGPTGSGKTTTLHSLLAHLNTPDTKIWTAEDPVEITQKGLRQVQVNHKSGLDFATVMRAFLRADPDVIMVGEMRDRETVGIGIEASLTGHLVLATLHTNSAPESIVRLLDMGMDPFNFADALLGVLAQRLARRLCNACKEPYRADDGAMAQLLAEYCAEMPHASAAGSGVLDDWRARHADSGGRFTLFRARGCAECNRGYRGRVGLHELMIGTDNIKRLLQERARVASVLAAALDDGMLTLKMDGIEKVLMGITDLRTVRQVCIR, from the coding sequence ATGCACTTGCCTACCAAGTACGACGCGCTGGTCACGGACGGCCTGCTGTCCGCCGCCGAGCTCGAACGCGCGCGCCATTCGGCGCACGCCCGGCTGCTCGACATCGAAGAGGTGCTGGTCAACGATTGCCAGGTGCCGCCCGAGGCCATCGGCCAGGCGCTGGCGCGCTTCTTCAAGGTCCCGTACGAGCCGTTCCTGCCCGGCCGCACGAAGCCCGCGTATTTGCTCAGGAACCTCAAGGCCCAGTATGTCGAGGAAAACCAGTGGCTGCCGCTCGACGAAGACAAGGATGGCTTGCTGGTACTGGCGCTCGATCCGGAGCGGGTGCGCGCCAGCCGCATCGTCAACCAGGTCTTCCCCAAGTCGACGCTGACGTGGTGCGTGACCACGCGCACCGAATTCCTGCACACCTTGGACCAGTTCTTCGGCACCACCGCGCGCAGCGACGGCAGCTCCCTGCGCGAGGTCCTGTCCGGCATGGCGCACGACGACAGCGATGGCGACAGCGTGCAGCCGGTCTCGCAAGCGGTGGAAAATGAACTGGTCAAGCTGGTCAACAAGGTGATCATGGATGCCAGCCGCCAGGGCGTGTCCGACATCCATATCGAGCCGCTGCCCGGCAATGGACGCACCGCGATCCGCTTTCGCAAGGACGGCGCGCTGCTGCCCTACATCGACATCCCGGCCAGCTACCGCAACGCCCTGGTCGCGCGCGTAAAAATCATGTGCGACCTCGATACCTCGGAGCGGCGCAAACCGCAGGACGGCAAGATCATGTTCCGCAAATACGGGCCGCTCGACATCGAACTGCGCGTGGCCACCATTCCCTCGGCCGGCGGCGTGGAGGACATCGTGATGCGCATCCTCCCGCGCGGCGACGCCATGGCACTCGATCAGTTGGGCATCCTGCCGCACAACCTGGCGCGCCTGCGCGCGGCGGTCGACAAGCCGCACGGCCTGTTCTTCGTATGCGGGCCCACCGGCTCGGGCAAGACCACCACCCTGCACTCCCTGCTGGCCCACCTGAACACGCCCGACACCAAGATCTGGACCGCCGAGGACCCGGTCGAAATCACGCAGAAAGGGCTGCGCCAGGTGCAGGTCAACCACAAGTCGGGGCTCGACTTCGCCACCGTGATGCGGGCCTTCCTGCGGGCCGACCCGGATGTGATCATGGTCGGCGAAATGCGCGACCGCGAGACCGTCGGCATCGGCATCGAAGCCTCGCTGACCGGGCATCTGGTGCTGGCAACCCTGCATACCAACAGCGCGCCCGAATCGATCGTGCGCCTGCTCGACATGGGCATGGACCCGTTCAACTTCGCCGACGCGCTGCTCGGGGTACTGGCGCAACGCCTGGCACGGCGCTTGTGCAACGCGTGCAAGGAGCCCTACCGCGCTGACGACGGCGCGATGGCGCAACTGCTCGCCGAATACTGCGCCGAGATGCCCCATGCCAGTGCCGCCGGCAGTGGTGTGCTGGACGACTGGCGCGCGCGCCATGCCGACAGCGGCGGCCGATTCACCTTGTTCCGCGCGCGCGGCTGCGCCGAGTGCAACCGCGGCTACCGGGGCCGGGTCGGCCTGCACGAGCTGATGATCGGCACCGATAACATCAAGCGCCTGCTGCAGGAGCGTGCGCGGGTCGCCAGTGTGCTCGCCGCCGCCCTGGACGACGGCATGCTGACCCTGAAAATGGATGGCATCGAGAAGGTCCTGATGGGCATCACCGACCTGCGTACGGTGCGCCAGGTGTGCATCCGCTAG
- a CDS encoding inorganic phosphate transporter — protein sequence MEHIQISIYVLGMLIALALLFDFMNGFHDAANAIATVVSTGVLKPQTAVAMAAVFNFIAIGVVGVHVAATLSKGTIDPKVVDQYIIFGALVGAIIWNLITWYYGIPSSSSHALIGGLVGAAVAKSGTGALIGSGLLKTVIFIVVAPLLGFALGSIIMLIVAWVFVKSTPRKVDTWFRRLQLLSAAAYSLGHGGNDAQKTMGIIWMLLIASGYSSAAETTPPSWVIISCYAAISFGTLFGGWRIVKTMGQKITKLKPVGGFCAETGGAITLIVSSYFGIPVSTTHTITGAIVGVGSAQKMSAVRWGVAGNIVWAWIFTIPASAFMAAVAWWVGTHIM from the coding sequence ATGGAACATATCCAAATCAGCATTTACGTGCTCGGCATGTTGATCGCCCTGGCGCTGCTGTTCGACTTCATGAACGGCTTCCACGATGCGGCCAACGCGATTGCGACCGTCGTCTCGACGGGCGTGCTCAAACCGCAGACCGCGGTGGCCATGGCGGCCGTCTTTAACTTCATCGCCATCGGCGTGGTCGGCGTGCACGTCGCCGCGACCCTGAGCAAGGGCACCATCGATCCCAAGGTGGTGGACCAGTACATCATCTTCGGGGCCCTGGTCGGAGCCATCATCTGGAACCTGATCACCTGGTACTACGGCATTCCTTCGTCGTCCTCGCACGCGCTGATCGGCGGCCTGGTTGGCGCGGCGGTGGCCAAGTCCGGCACCGGCGCCCTGATCGGCAGCGGCTTGCTCAAGACCGTCATCTTCATCGTGGTGGCGCCGCTGCTCGGGTTTGCGCTCGGTTCGATCATCATGCTGATCGTGGCCTGGGTCTTCGTCAAGTCGACGCCGCGCAAGGTCGACACCTGGTTCCGCCGCCTGCAGCTGCTGTCGGCGGCGGCGTACAGCCTTGGCCACGGCGGCAACGATGCGCAGAAAACCATGGGCATCATCTGGATGCTGCTCATCGCCAGCGGCTACTCCAGCGCGGCCGAGACCACGCCGCCAAGCTGGGTGATCATTTCGTGCTACGCGGCGATCAGCTTCGGCACCTTGTTCGGCGGCTGGCGCATCGTCAAGACCATGGGCCAGAAGATCACCAAGCTCAAACCGGTGGGCGGCTTCTGCGCCGAAACCGGCGGCGCGATCACCTTGATCGTGTCGAGCTACTTCGGCATTCCCGTCTCGACCACGCACACCATCACCGGCGCCATCGTCGGCGTGGGTTCGGCGCAAAAGATGTCGGCGGTGCGCTGGGGCGTGGCCGGCAATATCGTGTGGGCCTGGATTTTCACGATTCCGGCGTCGGCCTTCATGGCGGCGGTGGCATGGTGGGTCGGTACCCACATCATGTAA
- a CDS encoding DUF47 domain-containing protein: MFGRLMPTEGKFFELFNQHAALCVKGAHEMVGLMTNFDDLENRVHAIESIEKQADKITYATVDMLHKTFITPIDRDDIHKLITRMDDILDLMEDAAQTVSLYDLKAVTPEAKRLAELCLACCQKVEQAVGLLHNMDNSQKIVAICEEIDRLESDADHVMRAAMSKLFRDEPDVRNLIKLKAIYEILETVTDRCEDVANIIEGIIVENA; this comes from the coding sequence ATGTTTGGACGCCTGATGCCCACCGAGGGCAAATTTTTTGAGCTCTTCAACCAGCACGCCGCACTATGCGTGAAGGGCGCGCATGAAATGGTTGGCCTGATGACCAACTTCGACGACCTCGAAAACCGCGTCCACGCGATCGAAAGCATCGAAAAGCAAGCCGACAAGATCACCTACGCCACGGTCGACATGCTGCACAAGACCTTCATCACCCCGATCGACCGCGACGACATCCACAAGCTGATCACGCGCATGGACGACATCCTCGACCTGATGGAAGACGCGGCGCAGACGGTCTCGCTGTACGACCTGAAAGCGGTCACGCCGGAAGCGAAACGCCTGGCCGAACTGTGCCTGGCCTGCTGCCAGAAAGTCGAGCAAGCCGTCGGCCTGCTGCACAACATGGACAACTCGCAAAAGATCGTCGCCATCTGCGAAGAGATCGACCGCCTCGAATCGGACGCCGACCATGTCATGCGCGCCGCCATGTCGAAGCTGTTCCGCGACGAACCGGACGTGCGTAACCTCATCAAGCTCAAAGCGATCTACGAGATCCTGGAAACCGTCACCGACCGCTGCGAAGATGTTGCCAACATCATCGAAGGCATCATCGTCGAAAACGCGTAA
- a CDS encoding replicative DNA helicase encodes MNAPSDPQLDALRIPPHSIEAEQSVIGGLLRDNAAFDRIADMMHADDFYRYDHRIIFEQIVKLINQSKPADVITVFEALTNIAKAEDVGGLQYLNAMAQNTPSAANIRRYAEIVRDRGVLRKLITVADEISGNAFNPQGKEVKQMLDEAESKIFAIAEQGARGSQGWIAVQPLLTQVVERIDELYSRDNQSEITGVPTGFIDLDRMTSGLQPGDLVIVAGRPSMGKTAFSVNIGENVAIEAGLPVAIFSMEMGGTQLAMRMLGSVGQLDQHRLRTGRLNDEDWPRLTHAIQKMNDAQLYIDETPALNPIELRARSRRLSRQCGKLGLIIIDYIQLMTGSQPGDNRASEISEISRSLKGLAKELHCPVIALSQLNRSLEQRPNKRPIMSDLRESGAIEQDADVIIFLYRDEVYNPDSPDKGTAEIIIGKQRNGPIGSIRLTWIGQYTKFGNYSGNLAVYQGD; translated from the coding sequence ATGAACGCACCATCCGATCCGCAGCTAGACGCCCTCCGCATCCCGCCCCATTCCATCGAAGCAGAACAATCTGTGATCGGTGGTTTGCTGCGCGATAACGCCGCGTTCGACCGCATTGCGGACATGATGCATGCGGACGACTTCTATCGCTACGATCACCGCATCATCTTCGAGCAGATCGTCAAGCTGATCAACCAGTCGAAACCGGCCGACGTGATCACCGTGTTCGAAGCGCTGACCAACATCGCCAAGGCCGAGGATGTGGGCGGCCTGCAGTACCTGAACGCGATGGCGCAGAACACACCGTCGGCGGCCAACATCCGGCGCTACGCCGAGATCGTGCGCGACCGCGGCGTGCTGCGCAAACTCATTACCGTGGCCGACGAAATTTCCGGCAATGCGTTCAACCCGCAGGGCAAGGAAGTCAAGCAGATGCTCGACGAAGCCGAGTCCAAGATCTTTGCCATCGCCGAACAGGGCGCGCGCGGCTCGCAAGGCTGGATCGCGGTGCAGCCGCTGCTCACCCAGGTGGTCGAGCGCATCGATGAACTGTACAGCCGCGACAACCAGAGCGAAATCACGGGCGTGCCGACCGGCTTCATCGACCTGGACCGCATGACATCCGGCCTGCAGCCGGGCGACCTGGTGATCGTGGCCGGCCGTCCATCGATGGGCAAGACCGCGTTCTCGGTCAACATCGGCGAGAACGTGGCGATCGAAGCGGGCCTGCCGGTCGCGATCTTCTCGATGGAGATGGGCGGCACCCAGCTGGCCATGCGTATGCTCGGTTCCGTCGGCCAGCTCGACCAGCACCGCCTGCGCACCGGCCGCCTGAACGACGAAGACTGGCCGCGCCTGACGCACGCGATCCAGAAAATGAACGACGCCCAGTTGTACATCGACGAGACCCCGGCCTTGAATCCGATCGAGCTGCGCGCGCGCTCGCGCCGCCTGTCGCGCCAGTGCGGCAAGCTTGGCCTGATCATCATCGACTACATCCAGCTCATGACGGGCAGCCAGCCGGGCGACAACCGCGCCTCGGAAATTTCCGAGATTTCGCGTAGCCTCAAGGGCCTGGCGAAAGAGCTGCACTGTCCCGTGATCGCCCTGTCGCAGTTGAACCGCTCGCTGGAGCAACGCCCCAACAAACGCCCCATCATGTCCGACTTGCGCGAATCTGGCGCTATCGAGCAGGATGCCGACGTCATCATCTTCCTGTATCGCGATGAGGTCTACAACCCGGATTCGCCCGACAAGGGCACCGCGGAGATCATCATCGGCAAGCAGCGTAACGGTCCGATCGGCTCGATACGACTGACCTGGATCGGCCAGTACACCAAGTTTGGTAACTACAGCGGTAACTTGGCCGTCTACCAGGGCGACTAA
- the rplI gene encoding 50S ribosomal protein L9 — MQIILLEKVVNVGNLGDVVKVKDGYARNFLIPQRMARRATASAVAEFEVKRAELEKAAAAKLAASQAQGDKLGGMTISIAQKAGVDGRLFGSVTNFDIAEALTKAGFAVEKAQVRMPTGPLKTTGDHAVAVALHTDVVVEITIAVVGEAA; from the coding sequence ATGCAAATCATTCTGTTGGAAAAAGTTGTTAACGTCGGCAACCTGGGCGATGTTGTTAAAGTCAAAGACGGTTACGCACGTAACTTCCTGATCCCGCAACGCATGGCTCGCCGTGCTACCGCATCGGCCGTCGCTGAATTCGAAGTCAAGCGCGCCGAACTGGAAAAAGCAGCAGCTGCCAAGCTGGCCGCTTCCCAGGCTCAAGGCGACAAGCTGGGCGGCATGACCATCTCGATCGCTCAAAAAGCGGGTGTCGATGGCCGTCTGTTCGGTTCCGTGACCAACTTCGACATCGCTGAAGCGCTGACGAAAGCTGGTTTCGCTGTAGAAAAAGCGCAAGTACGCATGCCTACCGGCCCGCTGAAAACGACTGGCGACCACGCTGTTGCAGTCGCCCTGCACACCGACGTCGTTGTCGAGATCACCATCGCCGTTGTCGGCGAAGCTGCCTAA
- the rpsR gene encoding 30S ribosomal protein S18: protein MAFGKKFDKNKLKLKEKRKQQNPLFKRKKFCRFTAANVEQVDYKDVDTLKDFVQENGKIMPARLTGTKAHYQRQVDTAIKRARYLALLPYTDLHHA, encoded by the coding sequence ATGGCATTCGGTAAAAAATTCGACAAGAACAAGCTCAAGCTTAAAGAAAAGCGCAAACAACAGAACCCACTGTTCAAGCGTAAGAAATTCTGCCGCTTCACCGCAGCAAACGTTGAACAGGTCGACTACAAAGACGTAGACACCCTGAAAGACTTCGTCCAGGAAAACGGCAAGATCATGCCAGCACGCCTGACCGGTACCAAGGCGCACTACCAGCGCCAGGTTGACACCGCAATCAAGCGCGCCCGCTACCTCGCGCTGCTGCCATACACCGATCTGCACCACGCTTAA
- the priB gene encoding primosomal replication protein N — protein sequence MNQLQFVALICERDVLRYTPAGVPIVTATLMHSSQQMEAGVARLVEFDITALAAGEISGRFSQAELGAVHQFTGFLAKKNRSSKSLVFHIIDFCAAA from the coding sequence GTGAATCAACTCCAGTTCGTAGCCCTGATTTGCGAGCGCGACGTATTGCGCTATACCCCGGCCGGCGTGCCCATCGTGACCGCCACCCTGATGCACAGTTCGCAGCAGATGGAAGCAGGGGTAGCCAGGTTGGTCGAATTCGACATCACCGCGCTTGCCGCGGGCGAGATTTCGGGACGATTCAGCCAGGCCGAATTGGGCGCCGTCCATCAGTTCACGGGATTTTTGGCCAAAAAGAACCGCAGCAGCAAAAGCCTGGTGTTTCACATCATTGATTTCTGTGCCGCCGCCTGA
- the rpsF gene encoding 30S ribosomal protein S6, protein MRHYEIVFIVHPDQSEQVPAMIERYKASVTTRGGSVHRVEDWGRRQMAYSIQKLPKAHYICLNIECDNETLVELETAFKFNDAVLRHLTVKMKKAETAPSPMMKSVQREDAAKSHRTEAPAPAAAPAPAPAAAA, encoded by the coding sequence ATGCGTCATTATGAAATCGTTTTTATCGTCCACCCGGACCAAAGCGAGCAAGTCCCGGCGATGATCGAACGCTACAAAGCCAGCGTAACCACGCGCGGCGGTTCGGTTCACCGTGTTGAAGACTGGGGCCGTCGTCAGATGGCTTACTCGATCCAGAAGCTGCCAAAAGCGCACTACATCTGCCTGAACATCGAATGCGACAACGAGACCCTCGTGGAACTCGAAACCGCGTTCAAATTCAATGATGCCGTGCTGCGTCACCTCACCGTTAAGATGAAGAAGGCTGAAACCGCGCCGTCGCCGATGATGAAATCGGTACAACGTGAAGACGCAGCCAAGAGCCACCGCACTGAAGCCCCTGCTCCTGCAGCCGCTCCAGCGCCAGCTCCAGCCGCAGCAGCGTAA
- a CDS encoding DUF29 domain-containing protein, with protein sequence MDRFITPLVVHDDDFALWIEQQVSLLRARQFERLDIDNLVGELEGMTGRDRRELSSRLKVVTIHLLKCQYQPKRKSSSWLNTLAHQRDEIAQLLQDSPSLVHDIPALARRRYRQAVLAAARETRLPPKAFPSELPYSAAQLLDDNFVP encoded by the coding sequence ATGGACCGGTTCATTACTCCACTTGTTGTACATGACGACGATTTTGCGCTTTGGATCGAGCAGCAAGTGAGTTTGTTGCGCGCGCGGCAGTTCGAGCGGCTTGATATCGACAATCTCGTAGGGGAGCTTGAGGGCATGACCGGCCGTGATCGCAGGGAGCTAAGCAGCCGCCTGAAGGTGGTGACGATTCACCTGCTTAAGTGCCAATATCAGCCCAAGCGCAAGTCAAGCAGCTGGCTCAATACGCTTGCCCACCAGCGTGACGAAATCGCGCAGTTGTTGCAAGACAGTCCCAGTCTTGTTCATGACATTCCCGCGCTTGCCAGGCGCCGCTATCGGCAAGCTGTACTGGCTGCGGCGCGAGAAACCCGCTTGCCTCCGAAGGCATTCCCATCCGAGCTGCCCTACAGCGCAGCCCAACTGCTGGACGACAATTTCGTGCCATGA